Within Macaca nemestrina isolate mMacNem1 chromosome X, mMacNem.hap1, whole genome shotgun sequence, the genomic segment CTGGCCTCCAATCCCCGTGGCACAGCTGGGGGCACAGCAGCTGCTCTCTCCCGAACCGTCTGTGCAAGCAGCTCCAGAGTGCCCCAGCCTGTGTGGGAGGAGCCGCTGGGAAGGAGACAGCAGCAGCCTTGGCCCAACTCTGCCTCCTTTCCTTCAGGTGTCACGACCCTAGGCACAGTGACAGGCACGGTCTCCACCAGCCTTGCCGGGGCAGGGGGCCACAGCACCAGTGCTTCCCTGGCCACGCCCATCACCACCTTGGGCACCATCGCCACCCTCTCAAGCCAGGTGATCAACCCCACTGCCATCACTGTGTCTGCCGCACAGACCACGCTGACAGCGGCAGGCGGGCTCACGACCCCAACCATCACCATGCAGGTAGGGCAGGGCCTGAGGGCACGTGTGGGCGAGGGACCCCACACAAGTGGAAGCACGTGAGGCTCACACCGTCCAGCCACAGGCCTTTCCTTCCTGGGGTTGCACTGCTGCCGGGCACAGCCATGGAGGGCCTTTCTTCACCTGGGGTATTTTTCTTGGTGTCACATGGTCCCTGTGTCATAGTCCGTGGTTTGGCCGTCATGGTTTGGCCATGCCTGGTGTTTGAACACCGAGTTCTTCCTCTCGCTGTGTTCTAGAGGACACTGCAGCTCGTCTGCATGTGTGTGCGGTGTTCTCTTCATATGTATTAAGGAAAACGGTGAAACGTTTGTTGTTGGCCTTTGAGCACTGAGGGAGATTTCCATTCTCTGACAAAGGACTTGACTCCAGCCAGGCTCCTGCCTTCCCACTTGCCCTGTCCCCACAGCCTCTTCCTCATCCTAGTTGCCTTTGAGGCAAAGTGGTGCCTCTTCCTTGGCGTCTGAGCAAGTCGGTGTCTTGGGGGCAGGGGCAAGTGGGTCTTACGTTTGCCAGGGCCATTGAGAAGTGGTCAGTGGTCCCAGCCTGTGCGGTGACAGTGCAGGACAGTGGGAGGGACAGGCAGACAGCCAGCTGTGGCACTAACTCTCTTCCTCGTGTGTCTCCCCAGCCCGTGTCCCAGCCCACCCAGGTAACTCTGATCACGGCACCCAGTGGGGTGGAGGCTCAGCCTGTGCACGACCTCCCTGTGTCCATTCTGGCCTCCCCGACTACAGAACAGCCCACTGCCACAGTCACCATTGCCGACTCAGGCCAGGGTGATGTGCAGCCTGGCACTGTCACCTTGGTGTGCTCCAACCCACCCTGTGAGACCCACGAGACTGGCACCACCAACACAGCCACCACCACTGTTGTGGCTAACCTTGGGGGACACCCCCAGCCCACCCAAGTGCAGTTCGTCTGTGACAGACAGGAGGCAGCTGCTTCTCTTGTGACCTCGACTGTGGGGCAGCAGAATGGTAGTGTGGTTCGAGTCTGCTCAAACCCACCCTGCGAGACCCATGAGACGGGCACCACCAACACCGCCACCACCGCCACCTCCAACATGGCCGGGCAGCATGGCTGCTCAAACCCACCCTGCGAGACCCATGAGACGGGCACCACCAACACTGCCACTACAGCCATGTCAAGTGTCGGCGCCAACCACCAGCGAGATGCCCGTCGGGCCTGTGCAGCCGGCACCCCTGCCGTGATCCGGATCAGTGTGGCCACTGGGGCGCTGGAGGCAGCTCAGGGCTCTAAGCCCCAGTGCCAAACCCGCCAGACCAGCACGACCAGCACCACCATGACTGTGATGGCCACCGGGGCCCCGTGCTCGGCCGGCCCACTCCTTGGGCCAAGCATGGCACGGGAACCTGGGGGCCGTGGCCCTGCTTTTGTGCAGTTGGCCCCTCTGAGTAGCAAAGTCAGGCTGAGCAGCCCAGGCAGCAAGGACCTGCCCGCGGGGCGCCACAGCCATGTGGCCAACACCACTGCCATGGCCCGTTCCAGCATGGGTGCTGGGGAGCCCCACACGGCACCTGCGTGCGAGAGCCTCCAGGGTGGCTCGCCTAGCACCACAGTGACTGTGACGGCCCTGGAGGCACTGCTGTGCCCCTCGGCCACCGTGACCCAAGTCTGCTCCAACCCACCATGTGAGACCCACGAGACAGGCACCACCAACACCGCCACTACCTCGAATGCAGGCAGCGCCCAGAGGGTGTGCTCCAACCCACCATGCGAAACCCACGAGACAGGCACCACCCACACGGCCACCACCGCCACTTCAAACGGGGGCACGGGCCAGCCTGAGGGTGGGCAACAGCCCCCTGCTGGTCACCCCTGTGAGACACACCAGACCACTTCCACCGGCACCACCATGTCAGTCAGCATGGGCGCCCTGCTTCCCGACGCCACTTCTTCCCACAGGACCCTGGAGTCTGGTCTGGAGGTGGCGGCGGCGCCCAGCGTCACCCCCCAGGCTGGCACCGCACTGCTGGCTCCTTTCCCAACGCAGAGGGTGTGCTCCAACCCCCCCTGTGAGACCCACGAGACGGGCACCACTCACACGGCCACCACTGTCACTTCCAACATGAGTTCAAACCAAGGTGAGTGAAGGCGGGTAGCTTGACTTTCATGGTGTCCCAGCCCCCCAGGCCGAGAGGCCAAGACAACGATGGCGGGGGTCCGTCCAGAGTCTACCAGTCGGGCTCCTTGGTGCCCAGTTTACCAGTGGGGTGGGCTGGGGCGTCCTGGCTATACCTGAAGCAGACGGAGGTCTCCAGGAGCCCGTCCTGCCCTCTCTGGCCCTCCCCTTGGTGGTAGAGGAAGTCCATGGTGGTCAAGCCAAGTGCAGGCCTGGGGGGTTTCTGCTGAGCAGCCGCCTGCCTGTCGCCCCCATAGACCCCCCACCCGCTGCCAGCGATCAGGGAGAGGTGGAGAGCACCCAGGGCGACAGCGTGAACATCACCAGCTCCAGTGCCATCACAACAACTGTGTCCTCCACACTGACGCGGGCTGTGACCACTGTGACGCAGTCCACGCCGGTCCCGGGCCCCTCCGTGCCGGTAAGAGCCCAGGGGGCCGttttcctccctgccttcctcaccTACGCCCATGCAGTTCCACACTTAGACACCAGATGTCGCTCTTGTACCAGGCATGGGGCCGCTCCTGGTCCCTTTTCCGGACCATAAAAGGGTAGCCTCGGTGCCTGCTGTGGCAGGAGGCAGGAGCCTCACCGTCCCCCACATCCCTGGGGCGCTTTTATTTCTGTGACTGGTTCCCATCGCGTGTCACTTCACCGCAGCCTGTATAAGACATGGTGGGGATCTGAGTGCCTATTTGTCCAGGCCAGGGTGACTGAGGACAGGTTAAACCTGACCAGGGGTCTCAAGGGCCTTTGTCCTCATGCTGCTCAGAGAACCACTGTTCCCTCCCTATTTAACATGGGCTCAAGCTAGCCCATCAAGAATGAAAACTTAGGCCCACAAGGAAAGGTGAAGGCTGGCTTGCTTCTCAGCCCTGCTGCCTGGCTCtggcccctctcctcccctctgaCAGGGGCTTCTCTCCCTTTCTAGAAGATTTCATCAATGACTGAGACTGCCCCAAGGGCTCTGACTACTGAAGTCCCCATCCCGGCCAAAATAACAGTGACCATAGCCAACACAGAAACTTCTGACATGCCCTTCTCTGCTGTTGACATCCTGCAGCCCCCAGAGGAACTCCAGGTGTCACCAGGGCCTCGCCAGCAGCTGCCACCACGGCAGCTTCTACAGTCGGCTTCCACAGCCCTGATGGGGGAGTCCACTGAGGTCCTGTCAGCCTCCCAGACCCCTGAGCTCCCAGCCGCCGTGGATCTGAGCAGCACAGGGGAGCCATCTTCGGGCCAGGAGTCTGCCAGCTCTGCGGTGGTGGCCACTGTGGTGGTCCAGCCACCCCCACCTGCGCAGTCTGAAGTAGACCAGTTATCACTTCCCCAAGAGTTAATGGCCGAGGCCCAAGCCGGCACCACCACCCTCATGGTAACGGGGCTCACCCCTGAGGAGCTGGCAGTGACTGCTGCTGCAGAAGCAGCCGCCCAGGCCGCAGCCACGGAGGAAGCCCAGGCCCTGGCCATCCAGGCGGTGCTCCAGGCCGCACAGCAGGCCGTCATGGGTGAGCACTGGTGCCACCTTGGGGGAGCAGTAGCCTATGGAGACATCCTGGGAAGAGGAGCCCATTTCCCTCGAGGGTGGCATGAGCCAGATGTGATGGGCAGGACAGGCACAGGGGACCCCAGGCAGACCAGGTAGTAGGGACTGCCATGAAAGACAGGCCGGCCGGGGTTAGCGCCCGGGAAACAGGCAGGGCCCCTCAGCCAGGGCTTAGTCTACAGTGGAGCACAGTGGGAGGTGGACAGGCTCTGGGGGCCTCCGCCCGGGCTGCCCGCTTGCGGCCAGCCTTCCTAGTGAGTAGTGTTTCTCTCCACCCTGGAGCAGGCACTGGCGAGCCTATGGACACCTCTGAGGCAGCAGCAACCGTGACGCAGGCAGAGCTGGGGCACCTGTCAGCCGAGGGTCAGGAGGGCCAGGCCACCACCATCCCTATTGTGCTGACACAGCAGGAGCTGGCTGCCCtggtgcagcagcagcagctacaggaggcccaggcccagcagcagcatcaccaccTCCCCACTGAGGCCCTGGCCCCTGCCGACAGTCTCAACGACCCGGCCATTGAGAGCAACTGCCTCAATGAGCTGGCCGGCACAGTCCCCAGCACTGTGGCGCTGCTGCCCTCAACGGCCACTGAGAGTAAGCGACTGAGGGCAAATTGGTGCTGGGGTGGTAGGGGCACCCAGGGAGGTGAGGGCAGGATGGGAGGCTCGGTCCCACTTGGGAGCCAGGTCTCCAGAGTCTTTCCTGCTGACACCTTCTTTCTTCTCAGGCCTGGCCCCATCCAACACATTTGTGGCCCCCCAGCCGGTTGTGGTGGCCAGCCCAGCCAAGCTGCAGGCTGCAGCTACCCTGACTGAAGTGGCCAATGGCATCGAGTCCCTGGGTGTGGTGAGTCGGGTGTGTTGGGGCTCCTGAGGCCAGGGCCTGGGGGGCAGCACTGCCTCTGGGTACTGAAGGCCTGATCTCGTCGCACCGATTCTGTCTTCCAGAAGCCGGACCTGCCACCCCCACCCAGCAAAGCCCCCATGAAGAAGGAGAACCAGTGGTTTGATGTAGGGGTCATTAAGGGCACCAATGTAATGGTGACACACTATTTCCTGCCACCAGATGATGCTGTCCCATCAGACGTAAGTGTCCCCAGGTGCTGATGTCCTCAGGTGGGTGAATCTTGACTCTACTGCCCTGAGCGGGGCTTACAGGAAACTCTTCCATCTTTGGGCCAAGCTGAGTAGCCAGGAAGCCTGAGGAAGGTGGGCAGAGACCATCCCCCCTGAAGCAGTAGGAAAGGAGAGCTTTGGTTCCTTCCCTCCAGTACCTGTGCACAGTCAGCCTTGCCACATCCCTCCTTGCTGTGAGGGGCCAGCCACCGCTGACCTCTTTTCCCTCTGGCCCGTAATCACCATGGACCTGCAACGTTCCTGGGGTGGCTCAGAACTGCCTTCTCCACAGTGGAGTTCATGCCACTCCTCTCTTCCCAGGATGATTCGGGCACCGTCCCCGACTATAACCAGCTGAAGAAGCAGGAGCTGCAGCCAGGCACAGCCTATAAGTTTCGTGTTGCTGGAATCAATGCCTGTGGCCGGGGGCCCTTCAGCGAAATCTCAGCCTTTAAGACGTGTCTGCCTGGTTTCCCAGGGGCCCCTTGTGCCATTAAAATCAGCAAAGTGAGTCTTGCCATCGGGTGGCCGTCTGTCCCTGGTTGGTTCCTGCACATGAGGTAGCCGGTGGGGGGGTAGGAGGGCTAGGTTTTGAGTCCCAGTTTGTCTTAGTCCTTCCACTTGGGGGAAGATCTCTTTGAAGCCCCTTGAACTACGACATGGAATATCTCTACTGTGTTAGAAAATGGTTTATGGGAACCATGATCAGTCAGTTATGGAAGCTTCTAGCCTGTTCTGTTGTTGACCTGACCCCCTGGGTTCTAGAGTCCGGACGGTGCTCACCTCACCTGGGAGCCACCCTCTGTGACCTCCGGCAAGATCATCGAGTACTCGGTGTACCTGGCCATCCAGAGCTCACAGGCTGGGGGCGAGCTCAAGAGCTCCACCCCGGCCCAGCTGGCCTTCATGCGGGTGTACTGCGggcccagcccctcctgcctGGTGCAGTCCTCCAGCCTCTCCAACGCCCACATCGACTATACCACCAAGCCCGCCATCATCTTCCGCATCGCCGCCCGCAATGAGAAGGGCTATGGCCCAGCCACACAAGTGAGGTGGCTGCAGGGTGAGTGTCCTTTGTGGGACTCCTCAGGCAGCTTCTAGGGAAGGCACAGGAAGCTGGGTGCAGCAGGAGGAACTGTCACCACCTGAGATCTCTTCCCATGTGCAGTGTCTCCCTGCTTCCTTTGGTGTGCACACAGCCCCCCATGGAGGCGGCCATCGAGTGGAGCAGGGGACCCAGCTCCGGGCCTGGAGGTGCAGGGGACACTGCCTCAGGATGTTTGAGGGGACAAGCAGTGAGAGAGCTGGTAGGAAAGTGTAGGTTTCCAGGCCTGAAAACAGCGTGTCCCACGTCCCTGGAGTGCAGCAGGTGAAGGATGGAGGCCAGCCTACCTCCTGTCAGGTCATGCGCCTGCTCCAGCTCCCCTGGGCTCTGGGACATGGGCGGACAGTGAGAGGTGgaagctgagctgagctgagtgGGTTTCTAACCTACGTCCAGAGGGGAGTGAGTGATGGTGTGTTCTGGCACCAAGAGGCTCTGTGGGTGGGCAGGGCACATGTGTTCCTTGCTCTTGTTCTGTCACAGTGCTGCTCacccatctctctctttccttccagaAACCAGTAAAGACAGCTCTGGCACCAAGCCGGCCAACAAGCGGCCCATGTCCTCTCCAGAAATGTAAGCAGGAAGCCCCTTTCAGGAACCTTCGAGGCTGGGGAGTGGAAATAGCTGGGCTCAGCCTCTCGTCAAATGACTGACTGGGGGCCCGTAACCGGCCCCACACCAGGCCCTGCACTGGCAGGGCCTCCAGTGGTGCGGGGCCCACACtaactttctctttcctttttctgccttCCAAGGAAATCTGCTCCAAAGAAATCTAAGGCCGACGGTCAGTGAGAGGAAGCTGACCAGCCCCTGGATTCTTCTCCAGAACCCCCTGCTTCAGGAACACCCGCCAGGGCCCACCCCTCCCGCCCCATCCCGGCATTCGCACTTCACCCTCGCGAGCCGCTGTTCActcctctcccctttctctttctctctgtttttaaaataatctaaagaAAGCACATTTTACCATTGCTGTtgggaggaagcagaggcagaTGGGAAAGCAGAGAGAGGAGCGCGCTTCCTTTCCTCCCTGCTGCTGCCCACCCTGGGGAGAGACCTTTGCGGGGAGGGAAGGCGGAGCTGAGGACAGCCAGCTCCGCCCTCCCAAGGCTGTGCGTTCCTGAGGGCCAGGTCTGGGGGCGGGCATGGAGTGAGGAAAGGCACTCCTCTTGGCCCTCCCCAGAGTGGCTTTCCCAGCACCCTGGCCTGGGTGTctggttctgttttcttttcttcccctgtgTTTCCAGTCACCTAACTTCCCTTCCTCAGGCTCCCCCGGCCCGTCCTGCTCAGTGACCCCACAGGAAGCTTACACATTGTCTCAGAGGCCTTTGTGCTCCCACCTCTTCTACCCTCCCCCTCTTCTTTCccgttttaaaaaagaaaagaaggaaaaagaaaaaaggggcaAGGAGCCCCACGGCGGCCTGGGCAGTGCCTGTGCAGACCTCCCTGCAGGCCACACTGCCAACTGCTgcatttgttgtgttttttaggTTGAAATTGGTGAAGTTCACACTTTCATTGTAATTTTAGCGTGTGGGGTTTTGTcccttttttcttgttgttagCTGTGTACAGAATgtgtaatcttttttcttttttttttgtttttttgttttttgttttgtttttgtttttttatttttttcttcttggctaATTCTTGGCAGGGATCTTTCTGGAGGAAAAGCTGGGGCCAGCCAGGGCAGGAGAGGTGTGAAATCTGCTACGTGGGGCCTGCTGTTTGCCACCCAGCCCAACTTCCTGTTGCTGGCCCCTGCCCTCTGCCCTTTTGCCTGTCCTCAGGCCGCTGGAACAAAGGAAGGACAGCTCATTCCTCATGGGCGATCACTCCGCATCTATAGGGTTGAGGCCGGGGGAGCTTGAGGGAGGGCTGGGGCCTCCTTGTCCTGGGTTCCCAGctctccccctgccccctccctgaGCACCACCGGCACCGCCTCCCACACAGGGCTGCTGCTTTCCACAGGCACTGCTCCACCTCCCCCAAATTGTCATGGAAAGGGTGGAGAATGGAGGGGAACCAGGCGTCCTTGGAGGCAGCCCAGGAGGGCAACTGTAATGTCACCCACAAGGGAGGCTAGGGCAGTGGAGCAGGCCGCCAGCAGCAGCTACCCAGGCCAGCCTCCATGGCTGGGGGATCTGTTGAGTTTTCTGCCCCCGACCCTGAACTTCCGTCAAGGAGCAAGGCTTGCCAGCAAGTCAGAAGGATTTAAACTGAGCAGCCAATCTTTCCAGCCCTCCCCCACCGACCTCTGCCTGGAGATGCAGCAGCCTGTGTCCTCCAGGACCTCTGGTTTGTTGTATTATAGTATATTTCGCTGTGGAAAATGTCACGTTTAGTCACCTTGGAGCCCACTCACCTGGTCCTGTTGTTTTACCCCATCCCTTCTCTTGCGCGCCTATTGATTTGTTTCTGAGGAGAGTACACCGTTCACTATTGTAGAGTAACTCCTGTGACTCAATATTACCATAGTGCGATGTCGTTTTGTGCTATTTTGAACAATTAAAAGACTTTTTTTGAAATAACCACTAGGTGTCTCACTGTGTCCCGGCATCCTCACAGGAGGCCTCAGCAGGAAGGCTGAGACCTGCCCTGGGCTCACGGGAGTCCCCTGGAGGGGAACCTGAGCTCTGGAGGGGAACCTGGTGAAAGTGTAGAAGGCCCCAGAGTGAGGCCCCTGCTGTGGCCTGCAGTCTTTGGACTACGTCGGACCAGGTTCCAGCAGGTTGCTTGGCAGCTGCCTTGCAGGGGGCAAGGGCCAAAGGATCCCTTGGGCAGCTGCTGCTGACTTCCTGTGTCTGGGGCCAgatgtccctccctccctcccctcctacACTAGAGGATAGGATGGGGCAAAGGCCTGGCAGGTCACCAGCGGCAGCCTCCTTGGGTGGGTTTGGGGGTAGGTGGGCTGAGTCAAGTACACCATGGGTACTGCAGAGGTGGATCCCTTCCTCTGGCTTCCTGTTACATGTGAGCCATGCCCCCAAGGGGAAGAAGCAGAGCTTATGATCCAGACTGACCACCTAGTGGCTGGGTCGGTGGGACAGCTGGGATCCTGTGGGCTGAATTTGTACCAGGAGGCCCAGAAAGCCCCGGGGCAAGGCGGCCGGAGCAGCATAGGCCTAGACGAGTCCAAGGGGAGTGACATCCCGCTTCTGGGGCCTGGTGCTCCTGGTGCACCTGTATTCCCTGCCCCCTCAAAGCCCCCCGCCTCCTGCCTTTGTTTCCCCCACACACCTCTACTGCCCAGTCTTCTTCAGAGCACCCAGGCACTCTGCTACCAGAAGCTCCCGGAGTAACAAAAGCCTCCGTGTCTCCACCTGTGGCATGGGTGTGTGTGCAAGGCCCTGTTGAATGCCACCTCTTCTGGGAAGCCTCTGTCATGTGGGGTGTGCTGTGTCATGTGGGGGCGGGGAAAGCAGACTGGCCAGGGCTTGACACCGGGAGCCGTGGCTCTGTCTTACCCACTGCAGCAACTGTGACCTGCCTTGGAGCCTAGCCTTGCAGAGGCCTAAGGAGAGGGGTGGGAAAGTGTCCTTTAGAGCAGAGTGGTAGGAGTCATGGCTGGGGCTGGTGGAGGCCAGGGGCCACATGGGGCTGGCCCCAGAACCGAGGGGCCTTTGGCAAATGACTTTTTGGGCGCTTTGCCTGGTGGGGGTGGTACAAGGGTTCTTCCCACCCCACTCCTGTAGCTGGCACCTGCGGGGATACCCACCCTCTGCCTTCCTTCAGCTCACCTGTCTCACCACGGCTGCATCACACTCCAGAAGGCAAGGGCCACATCAGCCATGCCTCTGGTGTTTATCTGAAAATACCGAGTTTCCGTCTGAGGGTACCACTCAgcctggggaggcaggagggaggctgGACATGAACATGACAGGCCTGTGAGCAGGGCAGGTAGATACTTTGTGCCCGGCTGGGCACAAAGCTCATCCCCTGAGCATGAGCCAAGGCCGAGGGTGGGTGCGAGCACACAGAGGATGCCTCCCCAGCTGCCAGGGGCGTCAGCCTCATTACCAAGCACCCCGAAGGGGAACTGTTTGGGGTTGGGTGGGTCAGCCTGCAGCAGGGACTGAGACAGTCACTGTGGCATCAAAGACCAGCAGTGCAGCACCACGCCCAAAGGCTGGAACCATTCTGTGGGCTGTTGGCCTGGAAGGTAGGGAACAGCTCAGCCCAGCTGCCTTGTAGCATCATCGGGTCAGTCATAGAGCTACAGACAGATTTGGGCAGCTGGAAAACAGGCCCAGAGAACGGGGGTGTGGGCTCACCTGCAGTTACTGTCTGGCCTTAGAGCTGTGTCACTTGTGTAAAGAAGTCAGTGCCGAggccgggtgcggaggctcacacctgtaatcccagcactttgggaggccgaggcaggtggatcacaaggtcaggaatttgagaccagcctggccaacatggtgaaaacctgtctctaccaaaaatacaaaaaaaaaaaaaaaaaaaaaaaaaaagccgggtgtgctggcaggcgcctgtaatcccagctactccagaggctgaggcaggagaattgcttaaacccaggaagcagaggttgcagtaagccaagattgtgccactgcactccagcctgggtgacagagcaagactccatctcagaaaaaagaagtcAGCGCCAATGGCTCCCCATTACTGACTGTTGAGGTAGTTGGTGACAAACTGATTCAAAAGAGAGAACTtgctaggctgggtgcggtggctcatgcctgtaatcccagcactttgggtggctgaggcaggaggatcgcttgagcttaggagttcgagaccagcctgggcaacattgcaaaaccctgtctccactaaaaatacaaaaattagccaggcgtggtggcacacaactgtggtcccagctactcaggaggctgaggtgggaggatcgcttgagcctggcaggtcgaggctgcagtgagctgcctgggcgacagaacactatctcaaaaaaaagaaagaaaaagaaaaagaaaaaaaaaagcttgcctCTTGTCTACCCTATGTGGTGACAGGTCAGAGGGACCTGCATTCAGGCCCACTAGCTGTTCCCTGTCCTGCTGCACCCCTGCCCTACAGGCTTGGTAGGGCCAAGGCCCTCAGCCGCCCTGCCTGGGCCCCTGACACATTAGGGGGCACATTAGAAGGGCACATTAGGGCCCCTCTCCGGGCTCCCTTAAAGGTAGCTGGTGTAGGGCGGGGTGGGTGGCAGCCCCGTTTCCCCTTCCCCCTCATCCCAGACCGTCCGGCCATCCCAGCTTTTCCCACCAAGCAGGATCTTGAGACCAGGGCACCCAGCAGGGGCCCTGGCGGGACTGGCCCATTCTAGGGGAGGGTCGCGTCAGGAACAAGCGCGGAGGCGGGGCCTCAAAGCCCCGCCCCCAGGCCCAGCGGAACCTGAAGAGGAGGGGGTGGGTGAGCCGGGCGCGGCTCTGTCAGCTGAGTGACAGTCACGGGACCGCGACCAACTCTGTCTGGCTTCctagaggagagggagggatgagCAAGGGTCTCCGAGCGCGGCAGACCAGTGGTGGGGTGCGTGCAGGGAGTCCTGCCTTGGAGGGTCCCGGGGATGGTGACGTCTGAAGCCCCGTGCAGAGGGGGGGATCCCCGAGGGCTGGTTCCCGAGGCTGGGGGGCCTAGGTCCCATGCGGGGGCTGCGCCTTCAAGCCCCAGTTCCCCTAGGACATGGAGAAAGAGCGAGAGACTCTGCAGGCCTGGAAGGAGCGCGTGGCGCAGGAGCTGGACCGTGTAGTGGCGTTCTGGATGGAGCACTCCCACGACCAGGAGCACGGGTACTCGGCAGCTTCTGGAGTCCTCGGCAGGGTTTTTGCCCTTCCTGAGGCCCCTCCTTACTCTCAGGCACCTCACAGATTTGCTGACCCCGGAGGGGCAGGAGGGGCTGGCAAGGCCCCTTCCAGACTTTGCTAATCCCGCGTTCCCACAGGGGCTTCTTCACGTGCCTTGGCCGCGAGGGACGGGTGTATGATGACCTCAAGTACGTGTGGCTGCAGGGGAGGCAGGTACGGTGTTCCCAGCCTGGAAGCTTCAGGCACACGGCCCATCGCCTCAAAGgtctccccacctcaccccagcCGGCCGCTTAGGCCACGTTCCCTCCCGTACCCCGCAGGTGTGGATGTATTGTCGCCTGTACCGCACTTTCCAGCGCTTCCACCACTCTCAGCTTctgaatgcagcaaaagcaggtGCTCCCTTCCTGCCCATCTCCCAGTGACTCTGTCCATGTTTACTCAACAGGGCACATGTGCGGAGTTCCTAGAGGGGTCTAGAAGCAGGAATGGATTGGGGAGGCTCAAGGGTGGTGTGTGGGGGGCGTCCTGGCCTTACTCCTGGCATGCCAACCCCCCAACCTCCAGGTGGTGAGTTCTTGCTGCGTTATGCCCGGCTGGCACCTCCTGGCAAGAAGTGTGCCTTTGTGCTGACTCGGGACGGCCGTCCGGTCAAGGTGCAGCGGACCATCTTCAGCGAGTGTTTCTACACCATGGCCATGAACGAGCTGTGGAGGGCCACAGGGGAAGTACGGTACCAGGTGTGTGAGAGGACGGTGCCCCTGAAGaccccaccctgggaccctgccaTGGCCACCTGATGCATTCCCACTCACTACGCAAGTCCACTGCCATGGACCCATCTGTGGGCCAAGTCCCCTTCACCTCTGAACGCTCCCTTACCCCCACAGGGGCGCAGACAGAGAGGGCCCTATCCACGCCCTGCCCCCAGCTGGGAAGaggcccctccctcctccctgggcTCCCTGTGCTTCCAGACCTTGACCCCACAGCCTGGAAGGGACTGCACCCCCAGACTGGGAGCCCCCAAGGCAGAGTGGGCGGATCTGCCTGGTCCCTACTGGACGCCGGGTGCCAGGCCCCAAGTAGGCCCTGGGTGAACGTGTCTCAGGTTCAGGAGAGGAACTGACTCTCTCATCCCAAGGCTGTGTCCTGGGGGATGGGACAGGATGTAGCCTCAGCCTGGGCCTCCCCTCGCCTCCTGAACTCCCAGACGGAAGCCGTGGAGATGATGGATCAGATTGTCCACTGGGTGCGGGAGGACGCGTCGGGACTGGGCCGGCCCCAGCTCCAGGGGGCCCCGACTGCGGAGCCCATGGCGGTGCCCATGATGCTGCTGAACCTGGTAGAGCAGCTTGGGGAGGCAGATGAGGAGCTGGCAGGCAAATACACAGAGCTGGGGGACTGGTGCGCCCAGAGGATTCTGCAGCACGTGCAGGTGGGGGATGCCTGGGGAGCTGGGGTGGTGGGAGGTCCTCCACTCCCCCACTCCCCTGGGTGCCCTGGGGCTTGACACACCTGGAGAGACAGAGATTCGGGGAGGTCCCCACCTGGG encodes:
- the LOC105467312 gene encoding host cell factor 1 isoform X6, producing MASAVSPANSPAVLLQPRWKRVVGWSGPVPRPRHGHRAVAIKELIVVFGGGNEGIVDELHVYNTATNQWFIPAVRGDIPPGCAAYGFVCDGTRLLVFGGMVEYGKYSNDLYELQASRWEWKRLKAKTPKNGPPPCPRLGHSFSLVGNKCYLFGGLANDSEDPKNNIPRYLNDLYILELRPGSGVVAWDIPITYGVLPPPRESHTAVVYTEKDNKKSKLVIYGGMSGCRLGDLWTLDIDTLTWNKPSLSGVAPLPRSLHSATTIGNKMYVFGGWVPLVMDDVKVATHEKEWKCTNTLACLNLDTMAWETILMDTLEDNIPRARAGHCAVAINTRLYIWSGRDGYRKAWNNQVCCKDLWYLETEKPPPPARVQLVRANTNSLEVSWGAVATADSYLLQLQKYDIPATAATATSPTPNPVPSVPANPPKSPAPAAAAPAVQPLTQVGITLLPQAAPAPPTTTTIQVLPTVPGSSISVPTAARTQGVPAVLKVTGPQATTGTPLVTMRPTSQAGKAPVTVTSLPAGVRMVVPTQSAQGTVIGSSPQMSGMAALAAAAAATQKIPPSSAPTVLSVPAGTTIVKTMAVTPGTTTLPATVKVASSPVMVSNPATRMLKTAAAQVGTSVSSATNTSTRPIITVHKSGTVTVAQQAQVVTTVVGGVTKTITLVKSPISVPGGSALISNLGKVMSVVQTKPVQTSAVTGQASTGPVTQIIQTKGPLPAGTILKLVTSADGKPTTIITTTQASGAGTKPTILGISSVSPSTTKPGTTTIIKTIPMSAIITQAGATGVTSSPGIKSPITIITTKVMTSGTGAPAKIITAVPKIATGHGQQGVTQVVLKGAPGQPGTILRTVPMGGVRLVTPVTVSAVKPAVTTLVVKGTTGVTTLGTVTGTVSTSLAGAGGHSTSASLATPITTLGTIATLSSQVINPTAITVSAAQTTLTAAGGLTTPTITMQPVSQPTQVTLITAPSGVEAQPVHDLPVSILASPTTEQPTATVTIADSGQGDVQPGTVTLVCSNPPCETHETGTTNTATTTVVANLGGHPQPTQVQFVCDRQEAAASLVTSTVGQQNGSVVRVCSNPPCETHETGTTNTATTATSNMAGQHGCSNPPCETHETGTTNTATTAMSSVGANHQRDARRACAAGTPAVIRISVATGALEAAQGSKPQCQTRQTSTTSTTMTVMATGAPCSAGPLLGPSMAREPGGRGPAFVQLAPLSSKVRLSSPGSKDLPAGRHSHVANTTAMARSSMGAGEPHTAPACESLQGGSPSTTVTVTALEALLCPSATVTQVCSNPPCETHETGTTNTATTSNAGSAQRVCSNPPCETHETGTTHTATTATSNGGTGQPEGGQQPPAGHPCETHQTTSTGTTMSVSMGALLPDATSSHRTLESGLEVAAAPSVTPQAGTALLAPFPTQRVCSNPPCETHETGTTHTATTVTSNMSSNQDPPPAASDQGEVESTQGDSVNITSSSAITTTVSSTLTRAVTTVTQSTPVPGPSVPPPEELQVSPGPRQQLPPRQLLQSASTALMGESTEVLSASQTPELPAAVDLSSTGEPSSGQESASSAVVATVVVQPPPPAQSEVDQLSLPQELMAEAQAGTTTLMVTGLTPEELAVTAAAEAAAQAAATEEAQALAIQAVLQAAQQAVMGTGEPMDTSEAAATVTQAELGHLSAEGQEGQATTIPIVLTQQELAALVQQQQLQEAQAQQQHHHLPTEALAPADSLNDPAIESNCLNELAGTVPSTVALLPSTATESLAPSNTFVAPQPVVVASPAKLQAAATLTEVANGIESLGVKPDLPPPPSKAPMKKENQWFDVGVIKGTNVMVTHYFLPPDDAVPSDDDSGTVPDYNQLKKQELQPGTAYKFRVAGINACGRGPFSEISAFKTCLPGFPGAPCAIKISKSPDGAHLTWEPPSVTSGKIIEYSVYLAIQSSQAGGELKSSTPAQLAFMRVYCGPSPSCLVQSSSLSNAHIDYTTKPAIIFRIAARNEKGYGPATQVRWLQETSKDSSGTKPANKRPMSSPEMKSAPKKSKADGQ